A window of the Thalassospira indica genome harbors these coding sequences:
- the gyrB gene encoding DNA topoisomerase (ATP-hydrolyzing) subunit B: MTNETETPNTGEQSQEYGAESIKVLKGLEAVRKRPGMYIGDTDDGTGLHHMIYEVVDNAIDEALAGHCDTVWVQLNGDGSATIRDNGRGIPTDMHKEEGVSAAEVIMTQLHAGGKFDQNSYKVSGGLHGVGVSVVNALSTLLKLRVWRNGKEHYMEFSGGDAIKPLEVVGDAPLTADGTPLSGTEVTFYPDAEIFTMTDFDLPTLEHRLRELAFLNSGVILTLRDERSGEPTEIKLHYEGGIRAFVEYLDRNKARQIEEAICIEGEKDGITVEVALQWNDSYHETTLCFTNNIPQRDGGTHMAGFRAALTRQINSYAQESGIAKKEKVALSGDDAREGLSCVISVKVPDPKFSSQTKDKLVSSEVRPVVENIVNDKLAQWLEEHPQDARKIVTKVVEAASAREAARKARELTRRKGALDISSLPGKLADCQERDASKAELFIVEGDSAGGSAKQGRERGFQAILPLRGKILNVERARFDKMLSSQEIGTLITAMGTGIGRDDFNIEKARYHKIIIMTDADVDGAHIRTLLLTFFYRQMPELIERGYLYIAQPPLYRAKRGNSVQYLKDDREMEQYLTAQGTEEAVLTLSGGQQLAGPDLVRVVELARKAKGFLEPLSIKLPISVLEQATLAGALNPALLDDDGKRLEAAETLAKHLDTLEEDYDRGWHGEAPLDEIVLWRMLRGVEQRHVIDGNILRSAEARAIAGILGELRELFEKGAEFVAKDKTWKINGPVDLVNAVMEYGRRGISVQRYKGLGEMNPDQLWETTLDPNVRSLLQVKVAHADEAEEVFSTLMGDVVEPRRDFIQSNALKVANLDV, from the coding sequence ATGACCAACGAAACCGAAACGCCGAACACTGGTGAACAGTCGCAGGAGTATGGCGCAGAATCGATCAAGGTTCTTAAGGGCCTTGAAGCTGTGCGCAAACGTCCGGGCATGTATATCGGCGATACCGATGACGGTACCGGTTTGCACCATATGATCTACGAAGTCGTCGATAACGCAATCGACGAAGCCTTGGCCGGTCACTGCGATACCGTCTGGGTACAGCTTAACGGTGATGGCTCTGCCACCATCCGCGATAACGGCCGTGGCATTCCGACCGACATGCACAAGGAAGAAGGCGTTTCCGCCGCCGAGGTCATCATGACCCAGTTGCATGCCGGCGGTAAGTTCGACCAGAACTCCTATAAGGTTTCCGGTGGTCTGCACGGTGTGGGTGTGTCGGTGGTGAACGCGCTGTCGACGCTGCTCAAGCTGCGCGTCTGGCGTAACGGCAAAGAACACTACATGGAGTTTTCCGGTGGTGATGCGATCAAGCCGCTTGAGGTTGTCGGCGATGCACCGCTGACCGCGGATGGCACGCCGCTTTCGGGGACCGAAGTCACCTTCTACCCGGATGCCGAAATCTTTACCATGACCGATTTCGACCTGCCGACGCTGGAACACCGCCTGCGCGAATTGGCCTTCCTGAACTCGGGCGTGATCCTGACGCTACGTGATGAACGCAGTGGCGAACCGACCGAAATCAAACTGCATTACGAAGGCGGTATTCGCGCCTTTGTCGAATATCTTGACCGCAACAAGGCGCGTCAGATCGAAGAAGCCATTTGCATCGAAGGCGAAAAAGACGGCATCACCGTCGAAGTCGCCCTGCAATGGAACGACAGCTACCACGAAACCACGCTGTGCTTTACCAACAACATCCCGCAGCGCGATGGCGGGACGCACATGGCCGGTTTCCGTGCTGCTCTGACCCGTCAGATCAACAGCTACGCCCAGGAAAGCGGCATCGCCAAAAAGGAAAAGGTTGCCCTTTCCGGTGATGATGCCCGTGAAGGCCTGTCTTGCGTGATTTCGGTGAAGGTTCCGGACCCGAAATTCTCCTCCCAGACCAAGGACAAGCTAGTCTCGTCCGAAGTCCGCCCAGTCGTTGAAAACATCGTCAATGACAAGCTTGCCCAGTGGCTTGAAGAACATCCGCAGGACGCGCGCAAGATCGTCACCAAGGTGGTCGAAGCGGCATCTGCCCGTGAAGCGGCCCGTAAGGCCCGTGAACTGACCCGCCGCAAGGGCGCGCTTGATATCTCGTCCCTGCCGGGCAAGTTGGCTGACTGTCAGGAACGCGATGCGTCCAAAGCCGAACTGTTCATCGTGGAGGGTGATTCCGCAGGTGGTTCGGCCAAACAGGGCCGCGAACGTGGTTTCCAGGCGATCCTGCCGCTGCGCGGTAAGATTCTCAACGTCGAACGTGCGCGCTTTGACAAGATGCTTTCAAGTCAGGAAATCGGTACCCTGATTACTGCCATGGGCACCGGTATTGGCCGCGATGACTTCAATATCGAAAAGGCCCGTTACCACAAAATCATCATCATGACGGACGCCGACGTCGATGGTGCGCATATCCGAACCCTGCTTTTGACCTTCTTCTATCGTCAGATGCCCGAACTGATTGAACGCGGCTATCTCTATATCGCGCAGCCGCCGCTGTATCGCGCCAAACGCGGCAACTCGGTCCAGTATCTCAAGGACGACCGCGAGATGGAGCAGTATCTGACCGCACAGGGCACCGAAGAAGCCGTACTTACCCTTTCCGGTGGCCAACAGCTTGCCGGTCCGGATCTGGTGCGCGTGGTCGAATTGGCGCGTAAGGCCAAGGGCTTCCTTGAGCCGCTATCGATCAAGCTTCCGATCTCCGTGCTCGAACAGGCAACCCTTGCCGGTGCGCTGAACCCGGCATTGCTCGATGACGATGGCAAACGCCTCGAAGCGGCTGAAACGCTCGCCAAACATCTTGATACCCTTGAAGAAGACTATGATCGCGGCTGGCACGGCGAAGCACCGCTCGATGAAATCGTGCTCTGGCGCATGCTGCGCGGCGTTGAACAGCGTCACGTGATTGATGGCAACATCCTGCGCTCGGCCGAGGCGCGTGCAATTGCCGGTATTCTTGGCGAACTGCGCGAACTGTTTGAAAAGGGTGCAGAATTCGTTGCCAAGGACAAGACCTGGAAAATCAACGGTCCGGTCGATCTGGTCAATGCGGTGATGGAATATGGCCGCCGCGGCATTTCGGTCCAGCGTTATAAAGGTCTGGGTGAAATGAACCCGGATCAGCTTTGGGAAACCACGCTCGACCCGAACGTCCGTTCGCTCCTGCAAGTCAAGGTGGCTCACGCCGACGAGGCAGAGGAAGTCTTCTCGACCCTCATGGGCGACGTCGTCGAACCCCGCCGCGACTTCATCCAGTCAAATGCGCTCAAGGTCGCGAACCTCGACGTATAA
- the recF gene encoding DNA replication/repair protein RecF (All proteins in this family for which functions are known are DNA-binding proteins that assist the filamentation of RecA onto DNA for the initiation of recombination or recombinational repair.), with protein MTSRLAVSRIQLSEFRCYEGLRLSLDSSPVVLTGPNGAGKTNLLEAVSLLAPGGGLRRAKLGEIARSTPPAANGALRAWAVAADVDTPDGAFQLGTGLDPAALEQGRERRAVRIDGQAQRGQAALGRVCAAVWLTPQMDRLFLDGPSARRRFLDRLVYGLDPDHSSRVAAYEHSLRSRAKLLKEGKADDKWLTSIEDSMVRHGIAVAVARAELLERLRRAGTMAIGPFPAARLALTGDLEDWLENLPAVEVEDKMRAALRDGRSRDATYGGAVVGPQRSDLLVWHDAKGQSADQCSTGEQKALLLSIIMANTRLQTKARGAGPLLLLDEVVAHLDAERRTHLFDEIVALGVQAWMTGTDRALFEGLDGRAQFFRVEDATLTLETT; from the coding sequence ATGACAAGCCGTCTTGCTGTTTCCCGCATCCAGCTCAGCGAGTTTCGCTGTTACGAAGGCCTGCGACTGTCGCTCGACAGCTCGCCGGTCGTGCTGACCGGGCCAAACGGGGCGGGCAAGACCAACCTGCTTGAGGCTGTCTCGCTTCTGGCACCGGGCGGTGGATTGCGCCGGGCCAAACTGGGCGAAATTGCCCGAAGCACCCCGCCAGCCGCCAATGGCGCACTTCGGGCCTGGGCCGTGGCCGCAGATGTCGATACGCCGGACGGGGCGTTTCAATTGGGCACCGGGCTTGATCCGGCCGCTCTCGAACAGGGACGCGAACGCCGTGCTGTGCGCATTGATGGTCAGGCCCAGCGTGGGCAGGCTGCCTTGGGCCGGGTTTGTGCCGCGGTCTGGCTGACGCCGCAAATGGATCGTTTGTTTCTGGATGGTCCGTCGGCGCGCAGGCGCTTTTTGGATCGGCTGGTATATGGCCTTGATCCCGATCACAGCAGCCGCGTTGCCGCCTATGAGCATTCGCTGCGTTCGCGCGCCAAGCTGCTTAAGGAAGGCAAGGCTGATGACAAATGGCTGACCTCGATCGAGGATTCGATGGTGCGCCATGGCATTGCGGTTGCGGTCGCACGTGCAGAATTGCTTGAACGGTTGCGACGTGCCGGGACCATGGCAATCGGACCGTTTCCGGCCGCCCGTCTGGCGCTGACCGGGGACCTTGAAGACTGGCTGGAAAACCTGCCTGCCGTCGAGGTCGAAGATAAAATGCGGGCCGCATTGCGCGACGGACGTTCACGTGATGCGACCTATGGCGGGGCGGTGGTCGGCCCGCAGCGCAGTGATTTGCTGGTCTGGCACGATGCAAAGGGCCAGTCAGCGGATCAATGTTCGACCGGGGAACAAAAGGCGTTGTTGCTGTCGATCATTATGGCCAATACCCGCCTGCAGACAAAGGCACGCGGGGCTGGCCCGCTCTTGTTACTTGATGAAGTGGTTGCGCATCTCGATGCAGAACGCCGCACCCATTTGTTTGATGAAATCGTGGCGCTTGGCGTCCAGGCCTGGATGACAGGTACGGACCGGGCGCTGTTTGAAGGTTTGGACGGTCGTGCGCAATTCTTCCGGGTGGAAGATGCCACACTGACCCTTGAAACCACTTAG
- the dnaN gene encoding DNA polymerase III subunit beta codes for MKLTIERAALLKSLTHVQSVVERRNTIPILSNILLRAENDRLALTATDMDLEVIETTTAEVSEPGATTTPAHTLYEIVRKLPEGSQVQISLEPGAGRLTLSAGRSKFNLAVLPVDDFPVMSGGDLPVSFGLAAAELRGLIDRAEFAISTEETRYYLNGIYFHATDAEGTKILRAVATDGHRLARVEAPLPDGAENMPGVIVPRKTVGELRKLIEETGEAVDIALSDTKIRFGFGDAVLTSKLIDGTFPDYERVIPSGNDKTLDIECKAFADAVDRVSAISIEKSRAVKVVLSGNTLTLSASSPEHGTASEELEINYDAEDIEIGFNSRYLLDIAKQVKGDTLNLLMSDGSSPTILRDTDDLSALYVLMPMRV; via the coding sequence ATGAAGCTGACCATCGAACGCGCGGCGCTGTTGAAATCGCTGACCCATGTTCAAAGCGTTGTTGAACGACGTAACACCATTCCGATTCTGTCCAATATTTTGCTCCGGGCAGAGAATGATCGTCTTGCGCTGACCGCGACCGATATGGACCTCGAAGTCATCGAAACCACGACGGCCGAGGTGTCCGAACCGGGCGCAACCACGACCCCTGCCCATACCCTGTATGAAATTGTGCGCAAGCTGCCCGAAGGCTCCCAGGTGCAAATCTCGCTTGAGCCGGGTGCAGGCCGTCTGACCCTTTCTGCCGGTCGTTCGAAGTTCAATCTTGCCGTTCTGCCGGTTGATGATTTCCCGGTAATGTCGGGGGGCGACCTTCCGGTCAGCTTCGGTCTGGCTGCGGCCGAACTGCGCGGTCTGATTGACCGTGCTGAATTCGCGATCTCGACCGAAGAAACCCGGTATTACCTCAACGGGATCTATTTCCATGCCACCGACGCTGAAGGCACCAAGATCCTGCGCGCGGTTGCAACCGATGGTCACCGTTTGGCGCGCGTCGAAGCGCCGCTGCCTGATGGTGCAGAAAACATGCCGGGCGTCATCGTGCCGCGCAAAACCGTTGGTGAACTGCGCAAACTGATCGAAGAAACCGGCGAAGCGGTCGATATCGCGCTGTCGGATACCAAAATCCGCTTTGGTTTCGGCGATGCGGTTCTGACCTCCAAGCTGATTGACGGTACCTTCCCGGATTACGAACGCGTGATTCCGTCGGGCAATGACAAGACCCTTGATATCGAATGCAAGGCGTTCGCCGATGCGGTCGACCGTGTATCGGCCATCTCGATTGAAAAATCGCGTGCGGTAAAGGTTGTTTTGTCGGGCAATACCCTGACCCTTTCGGCCTCCAGCCCGGAACACGGCACCGCGTCCGAGGAGCTTGAAATCAACTACGACGCCGAGGATATCGAAATCGGCTTTAACTCGCGCTATCTGCTCGACATCGCCAAGCAGGTAAAGGGCGACACCCTGAACCTTCTGATGTCGGACGGATCCAGCCCGACCATCCTGCGTGACACCGACGACCTTTCGGCATTGTACGTTCTGATGCCGATGCGTGTTTGA